The following coding sequences lie in one Cronobacter universalis NCTC 9529 genomic window:
- a CDS encoding autotransporter serine protease has translation MSAVAIALGLAGIGQAGASNYIEQGKAGDAASWRSSEFNAEWGLGAIHADEAYAAGYTGKGIKLGIFDQPVYAKHPEFSGTDKVINLVTEGIREYTDPYIPVKKGDPFRYDGTPSVDSDGELGAHGTHVGGIAAGSRDGGPMHGVAFNAQIISAENGDPGPEDGIILGNDGAVYEAGWHALMDSGARIINNSWGIGITEKFDQGGKDPAYPHFTVSDAQAQFDQIKQILGTKPGGAYQGAIDAARSGIVTIFAAGNDYNLNNPDAMAGLAYFVPDIAPNWLSVASVMKDPASANSVPYTISTFSSRCGYTASFCVSAPGSRIYSSVIEGTSLETLTTDYANYSGTSMAAPHVAGSVAVLMERFPYMTGEQIAQVLKTTTVDMGDPGIDALYGWGMIDLSKAIHGPGMFYTVDDIPEEFRVPDPDGVAYGSSQFIADIPGIGEEVEAGTKLARTCSDIQCAMDVWSNDISGHGGLTKQGAGALWLTGASTYSGPTLVNDGLLVVNGSVTSDVTVQQQGVLAGNGTVGSLTAARGGTVAPGNSIGTLNVNGDVTFQPGSRYAVEVSPDGRSDVINATGAIALNGGEVAVSLENSSNLLSQAEVRSLLGQQYNILSAADGITGQFDSVAPDYLFLGTSLGYAGGQVTLDVARNDTTFASVADTANGRAVAGALETLGAGNPVYESLLSTGSAAQARQAFRQLGGQIHADIASAQINDSRYLRDTLNERLRQAEGLTSVSPVAADDGGAWAKLLGAWDHASGDANATGYQASTYGVLLGLDSAYADDWRMGVATGYTRTSLDGGYGAGADSDNYHLAVYGGKQLGELALRAGAGYTWHRFDTSRSVSVGTQSDHSDAKYNARTEQFFAEAGYQLAAGMVSVEPFANVSYVNFENNRINEQGGATALHGDKQHTDATFSTLGLRSGLEWDATAETTVALRGEVGWQHQYGELDRATGLKFQGSSTPFVTNSVSASRDGTVLKASAEVAVNRNAHLSLGYSGLISENYQDNSVNAGFSWNF, from the coding sequence ATGAGCGCGGTGGCGATAGCATTAGGTCTGGCCGGTATCGGGCAGGCGGGGGCGAGTAATTATATTGAGCAGGGCAAAGCGGGCGATGCCGCCAGCTGGCGCAGCAGCGAATTTAATGCGGAGTGGGGCCTTGGCGCTATTCACGCCGATGAAGCCTACGCGGCGGGATATACCGGCAAAGGCATTAAGCTCGGTATTTTCGATCAGCCGGTTTATGCAAAGCACCCGGAATTCTCCGGCACCGATAAGGTCATTAACCTCGTCACCGAAGGTATTCGCGAATATACCGACCCGTATATTCCGGTGAAAAAAGGCGACCCCTTCCGCTATGACGGTACGCCGTCTGTGGATTCCGATGGCGAACTGGGCGCGCACGGCACCCACGTTGGCGGTATTGCGGCAGGCAGCCGCGACGGCGGGCCGATGCACGGCGTGGCGTTTAACGCACAGATCATCAGCGCTGAAAACGGCGACCCCGGCCCGGAAGACGGGATTATTCTCGGCAATGACGGCGCGGTGTATGAGGCGGGCTGGCATGCGCTGATGGACAGCGGCGCGCGCATTATCAACAACAGCTGGGGCATCGGCATCACCGAGAAATTCGATCAGGGCGGGAAAGATCCGGCGTATCCGCACTTCACCGTGTCCGACGCGCAGGCGCAGTTCGATCAGATCAAACAGATCCTCGGCACCAAACCGGGCGGCGCGTATCAGGGCGCTATCGACGCGGCCCGTAGCGGCATCGTCACTATTTTCGCCGCCGGTAATGACTACAACCTTAATAACCCGGACGCGATGGCGGGACTCGCGTACTTTGTGCCGGATATCGCGCCGAACTGGCTTTCTGTCGCGAGCGTGATGAAAGATCCGGCCTCCGCCAACAGCGTGCCGTACACCATCAGTACGTTCTCCTCCCGCTGCGGCTACACCGCGAGCTTCTGCGTCTCGGCGCCGGGCAGCCGGATTTACAGCTCGGTGATTGAAGGCACCAGCCTGGAGACGCTGACGACCGATTACGCCAACTACAGCGGCACCTCGATGGCCGCCCCGCACGTCGCGGGCAGCGTGGCGGTGCTGATGGAGCGCTTCCCGTATATGACCGGCGAGCAGATAGCCCAGGTGCTGAAAACCACTACCGTGGATATGGGCGATCCGGGCATCGACGCGCTGTACGGCTGGGGGATGATCGATCTCAGCAAGGCGATCCACGGGCCGGGCATGTTCTACACCGTGGACGATATTCCTGAAGAATTCCGCGTGCCGGACCCGGACGGCGTGGCCTACGGCTCCTCGCAGTTTATCGCCGATATTCCGGGCATCGGCGAAGAAGTGGAAGCGGGTACCAAACTGGCGCGCACCTGTAGCGATATTCAGTGCGCGATGGATGTCTGGTCGAACGATATCTCCGGCCACGGCGGCCTGACCAAACAGGGCGCGGGCGCGCTGTGGCTCACCGGCGCCAGCACCTACTCCGGCCCGACGCTGGTGAATGACGGCCTGCTGGTGGTTAACGGCTCCGTCACTTCCGACGTGACCGTGCAACAGCAGGGCGTGCTGGCGGGTAACGGGACGGTCGGCTCGCTGACGGCGGCGCGCGGCGGTACGGTCGCGCCGGGCAACTCCATCGGCACGCTGAATGTGAATGGCGACGTCACGTTCCAGCCAGGCTCGCGCTACGCGGTGGAAGTGTCGCCGGACGGGCGCAGCGACGTGATTAACGCCACGGGCGCTATCGCGCTGAACGGCGGCGAAGTCGCGGTATCGCTTGAGAACAGCAGCAATCTGCTGAGCCAGGCCGAAGTGCGCAGCCTGCTCGGCCAGCAGTACAACATTCTGTCGGCGGCGGACGGCATCACTGGTCAGTTCGACAGCGTGGCGCCGGATTATCTGTTCCTCGGCACCTCGCTGGGCTACGCGGGCGGTCAGGTGACGCTGGATGTGGCGCGTAACGACACCACGTTCGCGAGCGTCGCGGATACCGCCAACGGCCGCGCGGTCGCCGGCGCGCTGGAGACGCTCGGCGCGGGCAATCCGGTGTATGAGAGCCTGCTCTCGACCGGTTCGGCCGCACAGGCGCGTCAGGCGTTCCGTCAACTGGGCGGGCAGATCCACGCGGATATCGCCTCGGCGCAGATTAACGACAGCCGCTACCTGCGCGATACGCTGAACGAGCGTCTGCGTCAGGCGGAAGGGCTGACCAGCGTCTCGCCGGTGGCGGCCGATGACGGCGGCGCGTGGGCGAAGCTGTTAGGCGCGTGGGATCACGCCTCCGGCGATGCGAACGCCACGGGGTATCAGGCATCGACCTACGGCGTGTTGCTGGGGCTCGATTCCGCGTATGCCGACGACTGGCGCATGGGCGTGGCGACCGGCTACACCCGCACCTCGCTTGACGGCGGCTACGGCGCGGGCGCTGACAGCGACAACTACCATCTGGCGGTCTACGGCGGCAAACAGCTGGGCGAGCTGGCGCTGCGCGCCGGTGCGGGTTATACCTGGCACCGTTTCGACACCAGCCGTTCCGTAAGCGTTGGTACGCAGTCTGACCATAGCGACGCGAAATATAACGCCCGTACCGAGCAGTTCTTCGCCGAGGCCGGTTACCAGCTGGCCGCGGGGATGGTGAGCGTCGAGCCGTTTGCGAACGTCTCTTACGTGAACTTTGAAAACAATCGCATCAATGAGCAGGGCGGGGCCACGGCGCTGCATGGCGACAAGCAGCATACCGACGCCACGTTCTCCACGCTGGGCCTGCGTTCAGGGCTGGAGTGGGACGCCACCGCGGAAACGACCGTGGCGCTGCGCGGCGAAGTGGGCTGGCAGCATCAGTATGGCGAGCTTGATCGCGCCACCGGCCTGAAATTCCAGGGCAGCAGCACCCCGTTTGTGACCAACAGCGTGTCGGCCTCGCGCGACGGCACGGTGCTGAAAGCGAGCGCGGAAGTCGCGGTGAACCGCAACGCGCATCTGTCGCTCGGCTACAGCGGGCTGATTTCCGAAAACTATCAGGATAACAGCGTGAACGCAGGCTTTAGCTGGAATTTCTGA
- the tsr gene encoding methyl-accepting chemotaxis protein — MLNRIKVVTSLLFVLALFGLLQMASGGLFFNAIKSDKENFTVLQTIRQQQSTLNGSWVALIQTRNTLNRAGIRHMMDASNIGSGATVQELMQIASSSLKQAETHWAEYQALPRDPRQSEEYAQEIKRNYDIYHGALAELIQLLAAGKINEFFDQPTQKYQDGFEKAYTEYMAQNDRLYDIAVEGSNSSYSMAIWILVGVLAVVLGVIVCVWFGIQNTLIAPLNRLIDSIRHIASGDLARQIDVDGTNEMGQLAASIKHMQGELVRTVGEVRNGADAIYSGASEISAGNNDLSSRTEEQAASLEETAASMEELTATVKQNAENARQASQLALSASETAQKGGKVVDNVVQTMRDIAGSSQKIADITSVIDGIAFQTNILALNAAVEAARAGEQGRGFAVVAGEVRNLAQRSAQAAKEIKGLIEDSVSKVDVGSTLVESAGETMGEIVSAVTRVTDIMGEIASASDEQSRGIDQVGLAVAEMDRVTQQNASLVEQSAAAASALEEQASRLTQSVAVFRISQSAQDKPRSVSPVLASAAPVVTQKPVVAQGSDNWETF; from the coding sequence ATGTTAAACCGCATAAAAGTTGTAACCAGTTTGCTGTTTGTTCTGGCCCTGTTCGGTCTTCTGCAAATGGCTTCCGGTGGCCTGTTCTTTAATGCCATCAAAAGTGACAAGGAAAATTTCACCGTTCTGCAAACTATCCGCCAGCAGCAGTCCACGCTGAACGGTAGCTGGGTCGCGCTGATCCAGACCCGTAACACCTTAAACCGCGCCGGTATCCGCCACATGATGGATGCGAGCAACATTGGCAGCGGCGCGACGGTGCAGGAGCTGATGCAGATCGCCAGCAGCTCCCTGAAACAGGCGGAAACGCACTGGGCGGAGTACCAGGCCCTGCCGCGCGATCCGCGCCAGAGCGAAGAGTACGCGCAGGAGATCAAGCGTAACTACGACATCTATCACGGCGCGCTGGCGGAGCTGATTCAGCTGCTCGCGGCCGGAAAAATCAACGAATTCTTCGACCAGCCGACCCAGAAATATCAGGACGGTTTCGAGAAAGCCTATACCGAATACATGGCGCAGAACGATCGCCTGTATGACATCGCCGTGGAAGGCAGCAACAGCTCCTACAGCATGGCTATCTGGATCCTGGTCGGCGTGCTGGCCGTAGTGCTGGGCGTGATTGTCTGCGTCTGGTTCGGTATCCAGAACACCCTTATCGCCCCGCTGAACCGTCTTATCGACAGCATTCGCCATATCGCGAGCGGCGACCTGGCGCGTCAGATTGACGTCGACGGCACTAACGAAATGGGTCAGCTGGCCGCCAGCATTAAACATATGCAGGGCGAACTGGTGCGTACCGTGGGCGAAGTGCGTAACGGCGCCGATGCGATTTACAGCGGCGCGAGCGAAATCTCCGCCGGTAACAACGATCTCTCTTCCCGCACCGAAGAGCAGGCCGCGTCTCTGGAAGAGACCGCCGCCAGCATGGAAGAGCTGACCGCCACCGTGAAACAGAACGCCGAAAACGCCCGTCAGGCGAGCCAGCTTGCGCTGAGCGCGTCGGAAACTGCGCAGAAAGGCGGCAAAGTGGTAGATAACGTGGTGCAGACGATGCGCGACATCGCCGGCAGCTCCCAGAAGATTGCCGATATCACCAGCGTGATTGACGGCATCGCCTTCCAGACCAACATCCTGGCGCTGAACGCCGCGGTAGAAGCCGCGCGCGCGGGCGAACAGGGCCGCGGCTTCGCCGTGGTGGCAGGCGAAGTGCGTAACCTGGCGCAGCGTAGCGCCCAGGCGGCGAAAGAGATTAAAGGCCTTATCGAAGACTCCGTCAGCAAAGTGGACGTGGGCTCGACGCTGGTGGAAAGCGCCGGTGAAACCATGGGCGAGATCGTCAGCGCGGTCACCCGCGTAACCGACATCATGGGCGAAATCGCCTCTGCCTCTGACGAGCAGAGCCGCGGCATCGACCAGGTCGGTCTGGCCGTCGCCGAGATGGACCGCGTGACCCAGCAGAACGCCTCGCTGGTGGAGCAGTCCGCCGCCGCCGCGAGCGCGCTGGAAGAGCAGGCGAGCCGCCTGACGCAGTCCGTCGCCGTGTTCCGCATCAGCCAGAGCGCGCAGGACAAGCCGCGTAGCGTCAGCCCGGTTCTGGCAAGCGCCGCGCCGGTCGTTACCCAGAAGCCGGTCGTGGCCCAGGGCAGCGATAACTGGGAAACGTTCTAA
- a CDS encoding diguanylate cyclase, with protein sequence MRIATMTNIAYGATVALTLASGVVLMMASGADKAERAAVRQGAAYDSLTATVEQETYALTELARVYVVERRPQDLAAWQAKKVQDDQDEAHLARLRDVGAGPEELEHLRQGMAVAHGLEDEQQQAVDAVARGDNARALQLLFGVNYERELDRMDFQFAHFRSLLDQRTGATIQAATDASLRLRTLSEIMVGLTALLFLFVLGFILKRRILQPVVKLSDVVNRLATQDYAVEAPLLQQVDEIGDMAQAIHVFRENGLARQRLEQERDADWAIRRLLSRMTQRLQGSESRSDIIELARLFAPQIAPGLAGRLYVLDARDHLMICAARWLEASGGDTAFTPDECWALRRGQTHSPGRDLVDIPCKHLPPEAALRAICVPLIAQNETIGLLSFEKISEAQEPPYVYLELMAETLALALANQKLRDELTEKAMFDSLTGLRNRYHLEDALHACISQAEATGSPVSCLMIDIDYFKTLNDQYGHDAGDAVLKEVARTIRAVPGDTAQVFRYGGEEFLVLLPGLAQAQAHALATRMLTQVGELSLRYNGQEIGPVSVSIGLATWPDHARRDNLVKNADIALYLAKEMGRSRIVVANRLKPTA encoded by the coding sequence GTGCGCATCGCAACGATGACCAACATTGCCTATGGCGCGACGGTCGCGCTGACCCTCGCCTCCGGCGTGGTGCTGATGATGGCCTCCGGCGCTGACAAGGCGGAGCGGGCGGCCGTGCGTCAGGGGGCCGCCTATGACAGCCTGACGGCGACGGTGGAGCAGGAAACCTACGCGCTCACCGAGCTGGCGCGCGTCTATGTGGTGGAGCGCAGGCCGCAGGATCTCGCGGCCTGGCAGGCGAAAAAAGTCCAGGACGATCAGGATGAAGCGCACCTGGCGCGGCTACGGGATGTGGGCGCCGGGCCTGAAGAGTTAGAGCATCTGCGCCAGGGCATGGCGGTGGCCCATGGGCTGGAAGATGAACAGCAACAGGCGGTGGATGCGGTGGCGCGCGGCGATAACGCCCGCGCCCTGCAACTGCTGTTTGGCGTCAACTATGAGCGCGAGCTCGATCGAATGGATTTTCAGTTTGCGCATTTTCGAAGCCTGCTGGACCAGCGCACCGGCGCGACGATTCAGGCGGCGACCGACGCTTCGCTGCGGCTGCGCACGCTCTCGGAAATCATGGTTGGGCTGACGGCGCTGCTGTTTCTCTTTGTGCTCGGGTTTATCCTCAAGCGCCGCATTCTGCAACCGGTGGTGAAGCTGAGCGATGTGGTCAACCGGCTGGCGACGCAGGATTACGCGGTGGAAGCGCCGCTGTTGCAGCAGGTGGATGAGATTGGCGATATGGCGCAGGCTATCCATGTGTTTCGTGAAAACGGCCTGGCGCGCCAGCGTCTGGAGCAGGAGCGCGACGCCGACTGGGCCATCCGGCGGCTGCTGTCGCGCATGACCCAGCGGTTGCAGGGCAGCGAATCGCGCAGCGATATTATTGAGCTGGCGCGGCTGTTCGCCCCGCAAATCGCGCCCGGACTGGCGGGCCGGCTCTATGTGCTTGATGCGCGCGACCACCTGATGATTTGCGCCGCCCGCTGGCTTGAGGCCTCCGGCGGCGATACGGCGTTTACGCCGGACGAATGCTGGGCGCTGCGTCGCGGGCAGACGCACAGCCCTGGCCGTGACCTGGTCGATATCCCCTGTAAGCATCTGCCGCCTGAGGCCGCCCTGCGGGCTATCTGCGTGCCGCTCATCGCCCAGAATGAAACCATCGGGCTGCTGTCGTTTGAAAAAATCAGTGAGGCGCAGGAACCGCCTTATGTCTATCTGGAGCTGATGGCCGAAACGCTGGCGCTGGCGCTCGCCAACCAGAAACTGCGCGATGAGTTAACCGAAAAAGCGATGTTCGATTCGCTGACCGGCCTGCGCAACCGCTATCACCTGGAAGACGCGCTGCACGCCTGTATCAGCCAGGCGGAGGCGACCGGCTCGCCGGTGAGCTGTCTGATGATCGACATTGATTACTTTAAAACGCTCAACGATCAGTACGGCCATGACGCGGGCGACGCGGTGTTGAAAGAGGTGGCGCGGACGATCCGCGCCGTACCGGGCGACACGGCGCAGGTGTTTCGTTATGGCGGCGAAGAGTTCCTGGTGCTGCTGCCCGGCCTGGCGCAGGCGCAGGCGCATGCGCTGGCGACACGTATGCTGACGCAGGTCGGCGAGCTGTCGCTGCGCTATAACGGCCAGGAGATTGGCCCGGTGTCGGTCTCCATCGGCCTCGCCACCTGGCCCGATCACGCGCGGCGCGACAATCTTGTGAAAAACGCCGATATCGCGCTCTATCTTGCCAAAGAGATGGGGCGCTCGCGCATAGTCGTGGCGAACCGGCTGAAGCCGACCGCCTGA
- a CDS encoding GGDEF domain-containing protein, with amino-acid sequence MRFPGIPENEEERLKSLYMMDLLDTRDDERFERLTRVTKKLFQVPVALISLLDRDRQWLLACQGLNTRETTRDVSFCGHAILQEGPFIVNDARQDERFHDNPLVTGEPFIRFYAGYPVRLPDGAVVGTLCIIDGTPRDFSDDDIATLKDLAFIVEDEFHVISMAMTDSLTGIPNRRGFYRRGEKRFSALQENTEPFSILYFDLDRFKPINDLWGHAEGDEVLKVFASQLRQHLGPKDIAGRLGGDEFAVLLARESDTQPFLNNLRTSLDAHNLRAGKPYNINYSYGMLHRDSGNYDSLLEMIKESDNVMYSEKRRKRIG; translated from the coding sequence ATGAGATTTCCTGGTATTCCGGAAAATGAAGAAGAGCGGCTGAAATCGCTGTATATGATGGATCTGCTTGATACCAGGGATGACGAGCGCTTTGAGCGCCTGACGCGGGTGACGAAAAAACTGTTTCAGGTGCCGGTGGCGCTGATTAGCCTGCTCGATCGCGACCGCCAGTGGCTGCTGGCCTGCCAGGGCCTGAACACGCGCGAAACCACGCGCGACGTCTCGTTTTGCGGGCACGCGATTTTGCAGGAAGGGCCGTTTATCGTGAACGATGCCCGCCAGGATGAGCGCTTTCACGATAATCCGCTGGTCACCGGCGAGCCGTTTATCCGTTTTTACGCGGGCTACCCTGTGCGCCTGCCGGATGGCGCGGTGGTCGGCACGCTCTGTATTATCGACGGCACGCCGCGCGATTTCAGCGACGACGATATCGCCACGCTGAAAGACCTGGCGTTTATCGTCGAAGATGAGTTTCATGTGATTAGCATGGCGATGACCGACAGCCTGACCGGTATTCCGAATCGCCGCGGCTTTTATCGCCGCGGCGAAAAACGGTTTAGCGCGCTACAGGAGAACACCGAACCGTTCAGCATTCTCTATTTCGATCTCGACCGCTTTAAGCCTATTAACGATTTGTGGGGCCACGCGGAAGGCGACGAGGTGCTGAAAGTCTTCGCCAGCCAGTTGCGCCAGCATCTGGGCCCGAAAGATATCGCCGGGCGGCTGGGCGGCGATGAATTCGCCGTGCTGCTGGCCCGCGAGAGCGACACGCAGCCGTTTCTGAATAACCTGCGCACAAGCCTGGACGCGCATAACCTGCGCGCCGGTAAGCCTTATAACATTAATTATTCTTACGGGATGCTCCATCGCGATTCGGGGAATTACGATTCGCTGCTGGAGATGATCAAAGAGAGCGACAACGTGATGTACTCCGAGAAGCGCAGAAAGCGGATCGGCTAG
- the opgB gene encoding phosphatidylglycerol--membrane-oligosaccharide glycerophosphotransferase translates to MSEWLSILFFIASVALYAFKAGRNTWWFIATLVVLGLFIILNLTLLASNYFTGDGITDAVLYTLTSSLAGAGVSKYILPGIGLVAALLAVFGLLTWILRRRRHLPYHFGYSFAALLLALASVDASPAFRQITELVKSQTAEGSPDFAAYYKEPQKRIENPQLNLVYIYGESLERTYFDDKAFPNLTPDLGALKNEGIDFSHTAQLPGTDYTIAGMVASQCGIPLFAPFEGNASASMSSFFPQNVCLGDILKNSGYENYFIQGANLRFAGKDVFLKSHGFDHLYGAEELKSVVADPAYRNDWGFYDDTVLDEVWKQYEALSKAGKRFSLFTLTVDTHHPDGFVSRTCKRKSYPFDGKPNQSFSAVSCSQEHVAALINKIKASPYFKNTVIVVSSDHLAMNNTAYKYLSKQDRNNLFFILRGDQPQQDVVAVKRNTMDNGATVLDVLGGDNYLGLGRSSLSGQSLSTVFLNMKSKVLAWKPDIISLWKFPSKIDNFTVDTQKQTIAFSGSHFRLPLLLRVSDKRIEPLPESEYSAPLRFQLADFAPRDNFLWVDNCYKMARLWAPALALSTDYCVSQGQLGGEQKVQRVDKAVWQGKAAFRDTVIDTARYQRNVETLKVMDNDIRYQADSFIFNVAGAPEEVKQFSGISRQESWGRWSNAQLGEEVKIEYNQPLPEKFDLVITAKAFGPNAGKPMPVKVGESEQTLTLGSEVSTTTLHFENPMRSNTLVIVPPDPQSTNEGNILGHSPRRLGIGMVSIKVINASG, encoded by the coding sequence TTGTCAGAGTGGCTTTCCATACTTTTCTTTATCGCCTCGGTGGCGCTTTACGCCTTTAAGGCGGGTCGTAACACCTGGTGGTTTATCGCCACCCTGGTGGTGTTAGGGCTGTTCATTATCCTCAATCTGACGCTGCTCGCCAGCAACTATTTCACCGGCGACGGCATTACCGACGCGGTGCTCTACACTCTGACCAGCAGTCTCGCCGGCGCGGGCGTCAGTAAATACATTCTGCCCGGTATCGGGCTTGTCGCGGCGCTGCTGGCGGTCTTCGGGCTCCTGACGTGGATTTTGCGCCGTCGCCGCCACCTGCCTTATCACTTCGGTTACAGCTTCGCGGCGCTGTTGCTGGCGCTCGCCTCGGTGGACGCCAGCCCGGCGTTTCGCCAGATAACGGAACTGGTGAAATCCCAGACCGCCGAAGGTAGCCCGGATTTCGCGGCATATTATAAAGAGCCGCAAAAACGTATTGAGAACCCGCAGCTCAACCTGGTCTATATCTACGGCGAGAGCCTGGAGCGCACCTATTTTGACGACAAGGCGTTCCCGAACCTGACGCCGGATCTGGGCGCGCTCAAAAATGAAGGCATCGATTTCAGCCACACCGCGCAACTGCCCGGCACTGACTATACCATCGCCGGGATGGTCGCCTCCCAGTGCGGCATCCCGCTCTTCGCGCCCTTTGAGGGGAACGCGTCCGCGTCGATGTCGAGTTTCTTCCCGCAGAACGTTTGCCTTGGGGATATCCTGAAAAACTCCGGTTATGAGAACTACTTTATTCAGGGCGCGAACCTGCGCTTTGCCGGTAAAGACGTCTTCCTGAAATCTCACGGCTTCGATCATCTCTACGGCGCCGAGGAGCTGAAAAGCGTGGTGGCGGACCCGGCTTATCGCAATGACTGGGGCTTCTACGACGACACGGTGCTGGACGAGGTCTGGAAGCAATACGAAGCCCTCTCGAAAGCGGGTAAGCGCTTTTCGCTCTTTACGCTGACGGTTGATACGCATCACCCGGACGGTTTCGTGTCGCGCACCTGCAAACGTAAGAGCTACCCGTTCGATGGCAAGCCGAACCAGTCTTTCAGCGCGGTGAGTTGCAGCCAGGAGCATGTCGCGGCGCTTATCAACAAAATCAAAGCCTCGCCCTATTTTAAAAACACCGTCATCGTGGTCTCGTCCGATCATCTGGCGATGAACAACACCGCTTATAAATATCTCAGCAAGCAGGATCGCAATAACCTGTTCTTTATTCTGCGCGGCGACCAGCCGCAGCAGGATGTGGTCGCGGTGAAGCGCAACACAATGGATAACGGCGCGACGGTGCTGGATGTTCTCGGCGGGGATAACTATCTGGGGCTCGGGCGCAGCAGCCTCTCCGGCCAGTCGCTCTCGACGGTGTTCCTGAACATGAAATCGAAAGTGCTGGCGTGGAAGCCCGATATCATCAGCCTGTGGAAATTCCCGTCGAAGATAGACAACTTCACGGTCGACACGCAAAAACAGACCATCGCGTTTTCCGGCAGCCACTTCCGCCTGCCGCTTTTACTGCGCGTGTCGGATAAACGTATCGAGCCGCTGCCGGAGAGCGAATACTCCGCGCCGCTGCGCTTCCAGCTGGCGGATTTCGCCCCGCGCGACAACTTCCTGTGGGTGGATAACTGCTACAAGATGGCGCGCCTGTGGGCGCCCGCGCTGGCGCTCTCCACCGACTACTGCGTCTCGCAGGGCCAGCTCGGCGGCGAGCAGAAGGTACAGCGGGTGGATAAAGCTGTCTGGCAGGGCAAAGCGGCGTTTCGCGATACGGTCATCGACACCGCGCGCTACCAGCGCAACGTCGAAACGCTCAAAGTGATGGATAACGACATCCGCTATCAGGCCGACAGCTTTATCTTCAACGTGGCGGGCGCGCCGGAAGAGGTGAAACAGTTCTCCGGCATTTCACGCCAGGAATCCTGGGGCCGCTGGTCTAACGCGCAGCTCGGCGAGGAAGTGAAAATCGAATATAACCAGCCCCTGCCGGAGAAATTCGACCTGGTCATTACCGCCAAAGCGTTTGGCCCGAACGCCGGGAAACCGATGCCGGTGAAAGTGGGCGAGAGCGAACAGACGCTGACGCTCGGCAGCGAGGTGTCCACCACCACGCTGCATTTTGAGAATCCGATGCGCAGCAACACGCTGGTGATCGTGCCGCCGGATCCGCAGTCGACCAACGAAGGGAATATTCTCGGGCACTCGCCGCGCCGTCTCGGCATCGGCATGGTGTCCATCAAGGTGATTAACGCGAGCGGGTGA
- the dnaC gene encoding DNA replication protein DnaC codes for MKNVTDLMMRLKRLMPPDVKPAFKTGEELIAWQQEQGRIRSEAIERENRAMKMQRTFNRSGIRPLHQNCSFDNYRVENDGQMNALSKARQYVDAFDDNIASFVFAGKPGTGKNHLAAAICNELLLRGKSVMIITVADIMSAMKDTFGSRETSEERLLNDLSSVDLLVIDEIGMQSESRYEKVIINQLVDRRSSSKRPTGMLTNQNMDEMTKLLGERVMDRMRLGNSLWVNFNWDSYRSRVTGKEY; via the coding sequence ATGAAAAACGTCACTGACCTGATGATGCGCCTGAAGCGGCTGATGCCGCCCGACGTTAAACCGGCCTTTAAAACCGGTGAAGAGCTGATCGCCTGGCAGCAGGAGCAGGGGCGGATCCGTTCAGAGGCCATTGAGCGTGAAAACCGCGCGATGAAAATGCAGCGCACGTTTAACCGTTCCGGCATTCGTCCGCTGCACCAGAACTGTTCGTTCGATAACTACCGTGTCGAAAACGACGGGCAGATGAACGCCCTCAGCAAAGCGCGCCAGTATGTCGACGCCTTTGACGACAACATCGCGAGCTTTGTCTTCGCCGGTAAACCGGGCACCGGCAAAAACCATCTTGCCGCCGCCATCTGTAACGAGCTGCTGCTGCGCGGCAAATCGGTAATGATCATTACCGTCGCCGATATCATGTCGGCCATGAAAGACACGTTCGGCAGCCGCGAAACCAGCGAAGAGCGCCTCCTGAACGATCTGAGCAGCGTCGATCTGCTAGTGATCGACGAGATCGGTATGCAGAGCGAATCACGCTACGAAAAAGTGATCATCAACCAGCTGGTGGATCGGCGCTCGTCCTCCAAGCGTCCGACCGGCATGCTGACCAACCAGAACATGGATGAGATGACCAAACTGCTCGGCGAGCGCGTGATGGATCGTATGCGTCTTGGCAACAGCCTGTGGGTGAACTTCAACTGGGACAGCTACCGCAGCCGCGTCACCGGTAAAGAGTACTGA